One genomic segment of Equus przewalskii isolate Varuska chromosome 13, EquPr2, whole genome shotgun sequence includes these proteins:
- the TBC1D9B gene encoding TBC1 domain family member 9B isoform X3 codes for MWLGPEEVLVANALWVTERANPFFVLQRRRGHGKGGGLTGLLVGTLDVVLDSSARVAPYRILHQTQESQVYWTVACGSSRKEITKHWEWLENNLLQTLSIFDNEEDITTFVKGKIHGIIAEENKNLQPQGDEDPGKFKEAELKMRKQFGMPEGEKLVNYYSCSYWKGRVPRQGWLYLSVNHLCFYSFLLGKEVSLVVQWVDVTRLEKNATLLFPESIRVDTRDQELFFSMFLNIGETFKLMEQLANLAMRQLLDNEGFLEDKALPRPSRPHRNISALKRDLDARAKNECYRATFRLPKDERLDGHTGCTLWTPFNKLHIPGQMFISSNYICFASKEEDACHLIIPLREVTIVEKADSSSVLPSPLSISTRSKMTFLFANLRDRGFLVQKISDFLQRTPSRQPGSSGRGRNTSAMDPAPEASPAPEAASEQPASPTSPLGGHQSSCAQQAPTTSQGLLKLFQRSGSMEDLGAKGAKEKMKEESWNIHFFEYGRGMCMYRTTRTRELVLKGIPESLRGELWLLFSGAWNEMVTHPGYYAELVEESTGKYSLATEEIERDLHRSMPEHPAFQNELGIAALRRVLTAYAFRNPTIGYCQAMNIVTSVLLLYGSEEEAFWLLVALCERMLPDYYNTRVVGALVDQGIFEELTRDFLPQLSEKMQGLGVISSISLSWFLTLFLSVMPFESAVVIVDCFFYEGIKVILQVALAILDANMEQLLGCSDEGEAMTILGRYLDNVVNKQSVSPPIPHLHALLTSGDDPPAEVDIFDLLKVSYEKFSSLRANDIEQMRFKQRLKVIQSLEDTAKRSVVRAIPGDTGFSIEELEDLYMVFKAKHLASQYWGSGHPAAVRRDPSLPYLEQYRIDASHFRELFASLAPWACGSHTPVLAGRMFRLLDKNKDSLINFKEFVTGMSGMYHGDLMEKLKMLYKLHLPPALSPEEAESALEATHYFTEDSSSEASPLASDLDLFLPWEAQEALQQEQPEGAGSEEVGDKREALSVSRWRFIFSSDSQRRRAPALLTVGTTCGCGPRRRRFRRRPRLRIFPR; via the exons ACAAAACACTGGGAGTGGCTGGAAAATAACTTACTGCAGACACTGTCAATCTTCGACAATGAGGAGGACATCACTACCTTCGTCAAGGGCAAAATACAT GGTATCATCGCAGAAGAGAACAAGAACCTGCAGCCCCAGGGAGACGAAGACCCGGGGAAATTCAAGGAGGCCGAGCTGAAGATGCGAAAGCAGTTCGGGATGCCTGAGGGGGAGAAGCTGGTCAACTACTACTCCTGCAGCTACTGGAAGGGCCGCGTGCCACGGCAGGGCTGGCTCTACCTGTCCGTGAACCATCTGTGCTTCTATTCCTTCCTGCTGGGAAAGGAAG tgagcctggtggtacagtgggtAGATGTCACACGGCTGGAGAAGAATGCCACCCTGCTCTTCCCCGAGAGCATCCGCGTCGACACCCGGGACCAGGAGCTCTTCTTCTCCATGTTCCTCAACATTGGCGAGACCTTCAAGCTCATGGAGCAGCTGGCCAACCTGGCCATGCGGCAGCTGCTGGACAatgagggcttcctggaggacaaGGCGCTGCCCAGGCCCTCTCGGCCGCACAGGAACATCTCGGCTCTGAAGCG AGACCTGGATGCCCGAGCCAAGAATGAGTGTTACCGGGCCACATTCCGGCTGCCCAAGGACGAGCGCCTAGATGGCCACACAGGCTGCACCCTGTGGACCCCGTTCAACAAGCTGCACATCCCTGGCCAGATGTTCATCTCCAGCAACTACATCTGTTTTGCCAGCAAGGAGGAGGATGCGTGCCACCTCATCATACCCCTGCGGGAG GTGACCATTGTCGAAAAAGCCGACAGTTCCAGTGTCTTGCCCAGCCCTCTGTCTATTAGCACCAGGAGCAAAATGACCTTCCTGTTTGCCAACCTGAGAGACCGTGGCTTCCTGGTTCAGAAGATCTCTGACTTCCTCCAGAGGACACCGTCCAGGCAGCCAGGCAGCAGCGGCAGGGGGAGGAACACCAGTGCCATGGACCCGGCCCCAGAG GCATCCCCAGCTCCTGAGGCAGCATCAGAACAGCCTGCCAGCCCGACCTCACCCCTCGGTGGCCATCAGAGCTCCTGTGCGCAGCAGGCGCCCACCACTTCCCAGGGCCTGCTCAAGCTCTTCCAGAGAAGCGGGAGCATGGAGGATCTGGGGGCCAAAGGG GCCAAGGAGAAGATGAAAGAGGAGTCGTGGAACATTCACTTCTTTGAGTACGGGCGCGGCATGTGCATGTACCGCACGACCAGAACACGGGAGCTGGTGCTGAAGGGCATCCCTGAGAGCCTCCGGGGCGAGCTATGGCTCCTCTTCTCTG GGGCCTGGAATGAGATGGTGACTCACCCCGGCTACTACGCTGAGCTGGTGGAAGAGTCCACCGGGAAGTATAGCCTGGCCACGGAAGAGATCGAGCGAGACCTCCACCGCTCCATGCCTGAGCACCCCGCCTTCCAGAACGAGCTCGGGATCGCCGCACTCCGGCGGGTGCTAACTGCCTACGCTTTCCGAAACCCCACCATCGGCTATTGCCAG GCCATGAACATTGTCACCTCAGTGCTCCTGCTCTATGGCAGCGAGGAGGAGGCCTTCTGGCTGCTGGTGGCCCTCTGCGAACGCATGCTGCCCGACTACTACAACACCAGGGTGGTGG GGGCCCTGGTGGACCAGGGCATCTTCGAGGAGCTCACGAGAGACTTCCTGCCGCAGCTCTCGGAGAAGATGCAGGGCCTGGGGGTCATTTCCAGTATCTCACTCTCCTGGTTCCTGACCCTCTTCCTCAGCGTCATGCCCTTCGAGAGTGCTGTGGTCATCGTTGACTGCTTCTTCTATGAGGGCATCAAGGTGATCCTGCAGGTGGCCTTGGCCATCCTAGATGCCAACATGGAGCAGCTGCTGGGCTGCAGCGACGAGGGCGAGGCCATGACCATCCTGGGCAG ATACCTGGATAATGTGGTCAATAAGCAGAGTGTTTCTCCCCCTATCCCACACCTCCATGCCCTGCTGACCAGTGGAGATGACCCTCCTGCAGAGGTGGACATCTTTGACCTCCTGAAGGTGTCCTATGAG AAATTCAGCAGCCTGAGGGCCAACGACATTGAACAGATGCGGTTTAAACAGAGACTGAAAGTAATCCAGTCCTTGGAGGATACAGCCAAGAGGAGTGTG gtCCGAGCTATACCTGGGGACACTGGTTTCTCAATTGAAGAGCTGGAGGACCTTTACATGGTGTTTAAG GCCAAGCACCTGGCGAGCCAGTACTGGGGCAGTGGACACCCCGCAGCTGTGCGTCGGGACCCCAGCCTTCCCTACCTGGAGCAGTACCGCATCGACGCCAGCCACTTCCGGGAACTGTTTGCCAGCCTGGCACCCTGGGCCTGCGGCTCCCACACACCTGTGCTGGCAGGGCGCATGTTCCGACTCCTGGACAAGAACAAGGATTCGCTGATCAACTTCAAGGAGTTTGTGACAGGGATGA GTGGGATGTACCACGGGGACCTGATGGAGAAGCTCAAGATGCTCTACAAGCTGCACCTGCCCCCAG CTCTGAGCCCAGAGGAGGCCGAGTCAGCCCTGGAAGCGACCCATTATTTCACGGAGGACAGCTCCTCAGAAG CATCTCCTCTGGCCTCAGATCTGGATCTTTTCCTGCCCTGGGAGGCTCAAG AAGCACTACAGCAGGAACAGCCAGAGGGAGCTGGAAGTGAGGAAGTCGGAGACAAAAGAGAAG ccctctcaGTCAGCAGATGGAGATTCATCTTCTCTTCTGACTCGCAGAGGAGAAGGGCGCCAGCCCTCCTGACTGTCGGCACTACCTGCGGATGTGGGCCAAGGAGAAGGAGGTTCAGAAGGAGACCTCGATTAAGGATCTTCCCAAGATGA
- the TBC1D9B gene encoding TBC1 domain family member 9B isoform X1: MWLGPEEVLVANALWVTERANPFFVLQRRRGHGKGGGLTGLLVGTLDVVLDSSARVAPYRILHQTQESQVYWTVACGSSRKEITKHWEWLENNLLQTLSIFDNEEDITTFVKGKIHGIIAEENKNLQPQGDEDPGKFKEAELKMRKQFGMPEGEKLVNYYSCSYWKGRVPRQGWLYLSVNHLCFYSFLLGKEVSLVVQWVDVTRLEKNATLLFPESIRVDTRDQELFFSMFLNIGETFKLMEQLANLAMRQLLDNEGFLEDKALPRPSRPHRNISALKRDLDARAKNECYRATFRLPKDERLDGHTGCTLWTPFNKLHIPGQMFISSNYICFASKEEDACHLIIPLREVTIVEKADSSSVLPSPLSISTRSKMTFLFANLRDRGFLVQKISDFLQRTPSRQPGSSGRGRNTSAMDPAPEASPAPEAASEQPASPTSPLGGHQSSCAQQAPTTSQGLLKLFQRSGSMEDLGAKGAKEKMKEESWNIHFFEYGRGMCMYRTTRTRELVLKGIPESLRGELWLLFSGAWNEMVTHPGYYAELVEESTGKYSLATEEIERDLHRSMPEHPAFQNELGIAALRRVLTAYAFRNPTIGYCQAMNIVTSVLLLYGSEEEAFWLLVALCERMLPDYYNTRVVGALVDQGIFEELTRDFLPQLSEKMQGLGVISSISLSWFLTLFLSVMPFESAVVIVDCFFYEGIKVILQVALAILDANMEQLLGCSDEGEAMTILGRYLDNVVNKQSVSPPIPHLHALLTSGDDPPAEVDIFDLLKVSYEKFSSLRANDIEQMRFKQRLKVIQSLEDTAKRSVVRAIPGDTGFSIEELEDLYMVFKAKHLASQYWGSGHPAAVRRDPSLPYLEQYRIDASHFRELFASLAPWACGSHTPVLAGRMFRLLDKNKDSLINFKEFVTGMSGMYHGDLMEKLKMLYKLHLPPALSPEEAESALEATHYFTEDSSSEASPLASDLDLFLPWEAQEALQQEQPEGAGSEEVGDKREEEKGASPPDCRHYLRMWAKEKEVQKETSIKDLPKMNQEQFIELCKTLYNMFSEDPMEQDLYHAIATVASLLLRIGEVGKKFSLQPGRKPRDRAPEEDEPPASDPPQDPAQELQPPAAGDPQASAGGDTHLGKALQESQVVGEGGSGEGRGSPPQLLSDDETKDDMSMSSYSVVSAGSLQCEDLADDTVLVGGEARSPAATTRCGGAVDTDWCISFEQILASILTESVLVNFFEKRVDIGLKIKDQKKVERQFSTSSDHEQPGVSG; the protein is encoded by the exons ACAAAACACTGGGAGTGGCTGGAAAATAACTTACTGCAGACACTGTCAATCTTCGACAATGAGGAGGACATCACTACCTTCGTCAAGGGCAAAATACAT GGTATCATCGCAGAAGAGAACAAGAACCTGCAGCCCCAGGGAGACGAAGACCCGGGGAAATTCAAGGAGGCCGAGCTGAAGATGCGAAAGCAGTTCGGGATGCCTGAGGGGGAGAAGCTGGTCAACTACTACTCCTGCAGCTACTGGAAGGGCCGCGTGCCACGGCAGGGCTGGCTCTACCTGTCCGTGAACCATCTGTGCTTCTATTCCTTCCTGCTGGGAAAGGAAG tgagcctggtggtacagtgggtAGATGTCACACGGCTGGAGAAGAATGCCACCCTGCTCTTCCCCGAGAGCATCCGCGTCGACACCCGGGACCAGGAGCTCTTCTTCTCCATGTTCCTCAACATTGGCGAGACCTTCAAGCTCATGGAGCAGCTGGCCAACCTGGCCATGCGGCAGCTGCTGGACAatgagggcttcctggaggacaaGGCGCTGCCCAGGCCCTCTCGGCCGCACAGGAACATCTCGGCTCTGAAGCG AGACCTGGATGCCCGAGCCAAGAATGAGTGTTACCGGGCCACATTCCGGCTGCCCAAGGACGAGCGCCTAGATGGCCACACAGGCTGCACCCTGTGGACCCCGTTCAACAAGCTGCACATCCCTGGCCAGATGTTCATCTCCAGCAACTACATCTGTTTTGCCAGCAAGGAGGAGGATGCGTGCCACCTCATCATACCCCTGCGGGAG GTGACCATTGTCGAAAAAGCCGACAGTTCCAGTGTCTTGCCCAGCCCTCTGTCTATTAGCACCAGGAGCAAAATGACCTTCCTGTTTGCCAACCTGAGAGACCGTGGCTTCCTGGTTCAGAAGATCTCTGACTTCCTCCAGAGGACACCGTCCAGGCAGCCAGGCAGCAGCGGCAGGGGGAGGAACACCAGTGCCATGGACCCGGCCCCAGAG GCATCCCCAGCTCCTGAGGCAGCATCAGAACAGCCTGCCAGCCCGACCTCACCCCTCGGTGGCCATCAGAGCTCCTGTGCGCAGCAGGCGCCCACCACTTCCCAGGGCCTGCTCAAGCTCTTCCAGAGAAGCGGGAGCATGGAGGATCTGGGGGCCAAAGGG GCCAAGGAGAAGATGAAAGAGGAGTCGTGGAACATTCACTTCTTTGAGTACGGGCGCGGCATGTGCATGTACCGCACGACCAGAACACGGGAGCTGGTGCTGAAGGGCATCCCTGAGAGCCTCCGGGGCGAGCTATGGCTCCTCTTCTCTG GGGCCTGGAATGAGATGGTGACTCACCCCGGCTACTACGCTGAGCTGGTGGAAGAGTCCACCGGGAAGTATAGCCTGGCCACGGAAGAGATCGAGCGAGACCTCCACCGCTCCATGCCTGAGCACCCCGCCTTCCAGAACGAGCTCGGGATCGCCGCACTCCGGCGGGTGCTAACTGCCTACGCTTTCCGAAACCCCACCATCGGCTATTGCCAG GCCATGAACATTGTCACCTCAGTGCTCCTGCTCTATGGCAGCGAGGAGGAGGCCTTCTGGCTGCTGGTGGCCCTCTGCGAACGCATGCTGCCCGACTACTACAACACCAGGGTGGTGG GGGCCCTGGTGGACCAGGGCATCTTCGAGGAGCTCACGAGAGACTTCCTGCCGCAGCTCTCGGAGAAGATGCAGGGCCTGGGGGTCATTTCCAGTATCTCACTCTCCTGGTTCCTGACCCTCTTCCTCAGCGTCATGCCCTTCGAGAGTGCTGTGGTCATCGTTGACTGCTTCTTCTATGAGGGCATCAAGGTGATCCTGCAGGTGGCCTTGGCCATCCTAGATGCCAACATGGAGCAGCTGCTGGGCTGCAGCGACGAGGGCGAGGCCATGACCATCCTGGGCAG ATACCTGGATAATGTGGTCAATAAGCAGAGTGTTTCTCCCCCTATCCCACACCTCCATGCCCTGCTGACCAGTGGAGATGACCCTCCTGCAGAGGTGGACATCTTTGACCTCCTGAAGGTGTCCTATGAG AAATTCAGCAGCCTGAGGGCCAACGACATTGAACAGATGCGGTTTAAACAGAGACTGAAAGTAATCCAGTCCTTGGAGGATACAGCCAAGAGGAGTGTG gtCCGAGCTATACCTGGGGACACTGGTTTCTCAATTGAAGAGCTGGAGGACCTTTACATGGTGTTTAAG GCCAAGCACCTGGCGAGCCAGTACTGGGGCAGTGGACACCCCGCAGCTGTGCGTCGGGACCCCAGCCTTCCCTACCTGGAGCAGTACCGCATCGACGCCAGCCACTTCCGGGAACTGTTTGCCAGCCTGGCACCCTGGGCCTGCGGCTCCCACACACCTGTGCTGGCAGGGCGCATGTTCCGACTCCTGGACAAGAACAAGGATTCGCTGATCAACTTCAAGGAGTTTGTGACAGGGATGA GTGGGATGTACCACGGGGACCTGATGGAGAAGCTCAAGATGCTCTACAAGCTGCACCTGCCCCCAG CTCTGAGCCCAGAGGAGGCCGAGTCAGCCCTGGAAGCGACCCATTATTTCACGGAGGACAGCTCCTCAGAAG CATCTCCTCTGGCCTCAGATCTGGATCTTTTCCTGCCCTGGGAGGCTCAAG AAGCACTACAGCAGGAACAGCCAGAGGGAGCTGGAAGTGAGGAAGTCGGAGACAAAAGAGAAG AGGAGAAGGGCGCCAGCCCTCCTGACTGTCGGCACTACCTGCGGATGTGGGCCAAGGAGAAGGAGGTTCAGAAGGAGACCTCGATTAAGGATCTTCCCAAGATGAACCAG GAACAGTTCATTGAGCTGTGCAAGACGCTTTACAACATGTTCAGTGAGGACCCCATGGAGCAGGACTTGTACCACGCCATCGCCACGGTGGCCAGTCTGCTGCTCCGCATTGGCGAGGTGGGGAAGAAGTTTTCACTGCAGCCAGGCCGGAAGCCCAGGGACCGTGCCCCTGAGGAGGATGAGCCGCCAGCCTCTGACCCACCTCAGGACCCGGCCCAGGAGCTTCAGCCACCAGCTGCAGGCGACCCCCAGGCCAGCGCGGGCGGAGACACCCACCTTGGGAAAGCACTGCAGGAGAGCCAAGTGGTGGGCGAGGGGGGCAGCGGTGAGGGGCGGGGCTCCCCCCCCCAGCTTCTGTCCGACGATGAAACCAAAGACGACATGTCCATGTCCTCCTACTCGGTGGTCAGCGCTGGCTCCCTGCAGTGTGAGGACCTGGCTGACGACACGGtgctggtgggtggggaggcCCGCAGCCCTGCGGCCACCACCCGCTGCGGGGGCGCTGTCGACACCGACTGGTGCATCTCCTTCGAGCAGATCCTGGCCTCCATCCTGACAGAGTCTGTGCTGGTGAACTTCTTTGAGAAGAGGGTAGACATTGGACTCAAGATCAAGGACCAAAAGAAGGTGGAGAGGCAGTTTAGCACCTCCAGTGACCACGAGCAGCCGGGGGTTTCAGGCTGA
- the TBC1D9B gene encoding TBC1 domain family member 9B isoform X4, protein MWLGPEEVLVANALWVTERANPFFVLQRRRGHGKGGGLTGLLVGTLDVVLDSSARVAPYRILHQTQESQVYWTVACGSSRKEITKHWEWLENNLLQTLSIFDNEEDITTFVKGKIHGIIAEENKNLQPQGDEDPGKFKEAELKMRKQFGMPEGEKLVNYYSCSYWKGRVPRQGWLYLSVNHLCFYSFLLGKEVSLVVQWVDVTRLEKNATLLFPESIRVDTRDQELFFSMFLNIGETFKLMEQLANLAMRQLLDNEGFLEDKALPRPSRPHRNISALKRDLDARAKNECYRATFRLPKDERLDGHTGCTLWTPFNKLHIPGQMFISSNYICFASKEEDACHLIIPLREVTIVEKADSSSVLPSPLSISTRSKMTFLFANLRDRGFLVQKISDFLQRTPSRQPGSSGRGRNTSAMDPAPEASPAPEAASEQPASPTSPLGGHQSSCAQQAPTTSQGLLKLFQRSGSMEDLGAKGAKEKMKEESWNIHFFEYGRGMCMYRTTRTRELVLKGIPESLRGELWLLFSGAWNEMVTHPGYYAELVEESTGKYSLATEEIERDLHRSMPEHPAFQNELGIAALRRVLTAYAFRNPTIGYCQAMNIVTSVLLLYGSEEEAFWLLVALCERMLPDYYNTRVVGALVDQGIFEELTRDFLPQLSEKMQGLGVISSISLSWFLTLFLSVMPFESAVVIVDCFFYEGIKVILQVALAILDANMEQLLGCSDEGEAMTILGRYLDNVVNKQSVSPPIPHLHALLTSGDDPPAEVDIFDLLKVSYEKFSSLRANDIEQMRFKQRLKVIQSLEDTAKRSVVRAIPGDTGFSIEELEDLYMVFKAKHLASQYWGSGHPAAVRRDPSLPYLEQYRIDASHFRELFASLAPWACGSHTPVLAGRMFRLLDKNKDSLINFKEFVTGMSGMYHGDLMEKLKMLYKLHLPPALSPEEAESALEATHYFTEDSSSEEALQQEQPEGAGSEEVGDKREALSVSRWRFIFSSDSQRRRAPALLTVGTTCGCGPRRRRFRRRPRLRIFPR, encoded by the exons ACAAAACACTGGGAGTGGCTGGAAAATAACTTACTGCAGACACTGTCAATCTTCGACAATGAGGAGGACATCACTACCTTCGTCAAGGGCAAAATACAT GGTATCATCGCAGAAGAGAACAAGAACCTGCAGCCCCAGGGAGACGAAGACCCGGGGAAATTCAAGGAGGCCGAGCTGAAGATGCGAAAGCAGTTCGGGATGCCTGAGGGGGAGAAGCTGGTCAACTACTACTCCTGCAGCTACTGGAAGGGCCGCGTGCCACGGCAGGGCTGGCTCTACCTGTCCGTGAACCATCTGTGCTTCTATTCCTTCCTGCTGGGAAAGGAAG tgagcctggtggtacagtgggtAGATGTCACACGGCTGGAGAAGAATGCCACCCTGCTCTTCCCCGAGAGCATCCGCGTCGACACCCGGGACCAGGAGCTCTTCTTCTCCATGTTCCTCAACATTGGCGAGACCTTCAAGCTCATGGAGCAGCTGGCCAACCTGGCCATGCGGCAGCTGCTGGACAatgagggcttcctggaggacaaGGCGCTGCCCAGGCCCTCTCGGCCGCACAGGAACATCTCGGCTCTGAAGCG AGACCTGGATGCCCGAGCCAAGAATGAGTGTTACCGGGCCACATTCCGGCTGCCCAAGGACGAGCGCCTAGATGGCCACACAGGCTGCACCCTGTGGACCCCGTTCAACAAGCTGCACATCCCTGGCCAGATGTTCATCTCCAGCAACTACATCTGTTTTGCCAGCAAGGAGGAGGATGCGTGCCACCTCATCATACCCCTGCGGGAG GTGACCATTGTCGAAAAAGCCGACAGTTCCAGTGTCTTGCCCAGCCCTCTGTCTATTAGCACCAGGAGCAAAATGACCTTCCTGTTTGCCAACCTGAGAGACCGTGGCTTCCTGGTTCAGAAGATCTCTGACTTCCTCCAGAGGACACCGTCCAGGCAGCCAGGCAGCAGCGGCAGGGGGAGGAACACCAGTGCCATGGACCCGGCCCCAGAG GCATCCCCAGCTCCTGAGGCAGCATCAGAACAGCCTGCCAGCCCGACCTCACCCCTCGGTGGCCATCAGAGCTCCTGTGCGCAGCAGGCGCCCACCACTTCCCAGGGCCTGCTCAAGCTCTTCCAGAGAAGCGGGAGCATGGAGGATCTGGGGGCCAAAGGG GCCAAGGAGAAGATGAAAGAGGAGTCGTGGAACATTCACTTCTTTGAGTACGGGCGCGGCATGTGCATGTACCGCACGACCAGAACACGGGAGCTGGTGCTGAAGGGCATCCCTGAGAGCCTCCGGGGCGAGCTATGGCTCCTCTTCTCTG GGGCCTGGAATGAGATGGTGACTCACCCCGGCTACTACGCTGAGCTGGTGGAAGAGTCCACCGGGAAGTATAGCCTGGCCACGGAAGAGATCGAGCGAGACCTCCACCGCTCCATGCCTGAGCACCCCGCCTTCCAGAACGAGCTCGGGATCGCCGCACTCCGGCGGGTGCTAACTGCCTACGCTTTCCGAAACCCCACCATCGGCTATTGCCAG GCCATGAACATTGTCACCTCAGTGCTCCTGCTCTATGGCAGCGAGGAGGAGGCCTTCTGGCTGCTGGTGGCCCTCTGCGAACGCATGCTGCCCGACTACTACAACACCAGGGTGGTGG GGGCCCTGGTGGACCAGGGCATCTTCGAGGAGCTCACGAGAGACTTCCTGCCGCAGCTCTCGGAGAAGATGCAGGGCCTGGGGGTCATTTCCAGTATCTCACTCTCCTGGTTCCTGACCCTCTTCCTCAGCGTCATGCCCTTCGAGAGTGCTGTGGTCATCGTTGACTGCTTCTTCTATGAGGGCATCAAGGTGATCCTGCAGGTGGCCTTGGCCATCCTAGATGCCAACATGGAGCAGCTGCTGGGCTGCAGCGACGAGGGCGAGGCCATGACCATCCTGGGCAG ATACCTGGATAATGTGGTCAATAAGCAGAGTGTTTCTCCCCCTATCCCACACCTCCATGCCCTGCTGACCAGTGGAGATGACCCTCCTGCAGAGGTGGACATCTTTGACCTCCTGAAGGTGTCCTATGAG AAATTCAGCAGCCTGAGGGCCAACGACATTGAACAGATGCGGTTTAAACAGAGACTGAAAGTAATCCAGTCCTTGGAGGATACAGCCAAGAGGAGTGTG gtCCGAGCTATACCTGGGGACACTGGTTTCTCAATTGAAGAGCTGGAGGACCTTTACATGGTGTTTAAG GCCAAGCACCTGGCGAGCCAGTACTGGGGCAGTGGACACCCCGCAGCTGTGCGTCGGGACCCCAGCCTTCCCTACCTGGAGCAGTACCGCATCGACGCCAGCCACTTCCGGGAACTGTTTGCCAGCCTGGCACCCTGGGCCTGCGGCTCCCACACACCTGTGCTGGCAGGGCGCATGTTCCGACTCCTGGACAAGAACAAGGATTCGCTGATCAACTTCAAGGAGTTTGTGACAGGGATGA GTGGGATGTACCACGGGGACCTGATGGAGAAGCTCAAGATGCTCTACAAGCTGCACCTGCCCCCAG CTCTGAGCCCAGAGGAGGCCGAGTCAGCCCTGGAAGCGACCCATTATTTCACGGAGGACAGCTCCTCAGAAG AAGCACTACAGCAGGAACAGCCAGAGGGAGCTGGAAGTGAGGAAGTCGGAGACAAAAGAGAAG ccctctcaGTCAGCAGATGGAGATTCATCTTCTCTTCTGACTCGCAGAGGAGAAGGGCGCCAGCCCTCCTGACTGTCGGCACTACCTGCGGATGTGGGCCAAGGAGAAGGAGGTTCAGAAGGAGACCTCGATTAAGGATCTTCCCAAGATGA